From Cotesia glomerata isolate CgM1 linkage group LG3, MPM_Cglom_v2.3, whole genome shotgun sequence:
aaaataacaatttttccaataaaaaaatgcatgagACAGcgaaaaacatccttacagagaatcacccatgtacatgaatatatgaaaaattgatgtgggtactcaaatgataggtcttgatgagcataacattgggatgaacttatatctttaaaaatctcaatagttcacaagatacaaggtcatttcttaattatgtatttagagatagagtattttcgaatgcagcctaaatacttatcatcataaatttactatcgatgagaatgatatcacaccttgaaaaggcacaaattcaaatcaagacctttgcaatgacactaaagttCACTAAAGaaaccaattttatcatatgactatcctggacaccaaatttttcttattctcctaataattaataattattaaattgttttagaTGGGCAAAAGACCTGCAGAAACGATAGATGACAGTCCAAGAGAGAAATCAAGCAAAAGACATGAAAAGTCGCTTCTTGAAATgcatcagaaaaaaataaacaagaaaAGACgggtatgaattttttgtatttatttatactatatttttttatttttattatgaggTGATTGATTTgagtaattatttgtttattaaattacagaAAGACGAAAAAGAAGCGAAAAAGAATCAAACAACAGTACGAAGACCATTTGACCGTGATATGGACATGCAGGTCAATCGTTTTGATGATGCGCGGAAGAAAAGTATTCTTATGAAAGCTCAAAAACTCGACGACAGATTTTCGCGTGGAAAAATGTAGACAAtgttgttttgttatttttatgattttttttttttttttttttaattttaaatatgcaGTAATAATAAGGAAAGAGTGCTGAGATGAATGAACGGTTAGTTATGGATGAATGGTACGTGAAATTGGTgccttgttatttttttaattttatggtaACCGATTTATAAACCAGACAAGAcatcaatgaaattttttaaaaatgaattaatacagtaaatttttcataatttaatcaactagttacatattttattattatattctatGTACTTTGTAATCAAgtgaaatatgtaaataattacataaattggTCATTAGTTGTCACAGCGATATCTAAGAAAGAACATTAATCAATtagtcattaattaataatgatattattattattaaaagtttctttttttttttttttttaatttgatgtatagatgtaattattattgttcaatttatttgtttttattatcatgCCAGTTAATATGAATTCTTcatgtaattaatttgaataggtGTCATTTGTTACACTagattaaacaattaaaccaTCACGCGCTAagaataatgaattatttattttacttagttttaattttattgttgtttaaATACCGATTCGCAAacgctttgaaattaaataccATGTGCATCATGCTTATCAATTTACGAGAAAATAATGGTTTGTAATAGAGAAAAGtgacttataaataaaaacaatttatcagggaattttaattatttattagaaaaatattttgttagtagaataaattaatcgactttttaaattatttataccttataaaaaatttaattacccaagcgtcacaaaaaaaaatgttgactttttggtAGATTTCACTCaacaagaagttaaaaaattaataatcgtcaacttaaattcaacaaaacattaacaaaaaaaaatttgtgccgCTTGGGTATCAGCTCAATAATttgtaaatgattttttagttttagttccgtcaattaatttaaaaacaaaattatttttaaaataattcccttaaaaaaaattaaattttctcatttatttaataaaaaaaatgttaattaatataaaaatcaactattcagaatttattttattaatttatctatttttagttataaataaaaattttaattaaataaatttatttttaaaaaatttaaagtttgccgcaaaaataaaaatttaaatggcGGCGCTCCGGCCAATCAGAGCGCTCTAAATTTCCGTTAGcgtctaaatttaatttgattggaAGAGGCAACCATGTTCCCATCATTGAGCTCGAAACTGCGTCCCGGAATAAATGTGCTCTGTAATCCCGCGCTAAATGTTgcatttattgataaaattaataaattcgcAATTACTtgctaattaaaattacttaattcaagtaattatcaatatttataaactacTTATTGTCAGTATTACtaatttatattacattttattatttattattatataccgAAAAATTCTGCTTGATTCCAATCACTTAATTCCAATCTATTGTTATAAAACTAAAGTATTACTTTAAAGTATTACTCATCATCAATACCTTATCCGTTATTTTCATAAGAAGATAGAAGAAGGACCAGCATCTCCAGGAGCATCATTCCCATTTCCCGTCAACTGGCATCGACCGGTGGAGAAATAGCAGTTAAGTGATGAAATGTTGGCTGATGTCATTATAATCAAAATGGAAgacatttctaattttttatcaacaatttgctcattaaaaaaaaaaaaattcatgatatttttaaaatattcttcatatttaatttttttaattaatttttttttttcaacatttaatTGTCatgcattaatttttttttactgtccCACCATTTTGATTATTATGACAAACACTTGGATTTGCTTATGGAGGGTAGAGGTACCTCTACCCTCCATAGATTTGCTGAAGTGTTTAATGACCCTTCTGCATATTATTTCTCTGCTGaggtttgtaaaaaaatttataaataaatttctctgtttatttatcatttatgaaacttgacaatttttttaaatttctttaaaaaaaactaggtctaaaaatttttttttgaaaaatgacatttatactttttttagagcttttaaagatgaaatttttaaaataaatttttcttgctctaatttatttattaaaaaaaaaatctcatgtctctcaatttcaaaatcattttcgtttatcatttaaattgaattgcaattttttaaaatgaaaccaaaaattttaaaaatcttatcaaTAGTAGTTTCTTACCATTCACTGATAATATACCTCCCTGTACTTACACATAATTGTCTATAATTGTTCCATACAagttatgtatttatatatagttcaTTACATGTATTTATATGCATTTATAACCTTTTTGCAACTCCAGTACCCAGtcttcattataatttaaataaaaatccaaaaaatacgGGATTAACAATTAAGTAActatgtttataaatatttaaatagttcagtgataaataaaaattatcaatagtttaaaaatatttaaaaataaccatGGATGTAAGAGGTATTGAagtaacaaatcaattacgagtaagtatttacatttttcacctaccaattatttatttacaaactcaatttaaaaaacgccttaagaaatttttataaaaattatagactATTTTCTAAGAATCATAACCTGTTTACAGAGCGCGATAAGAGCAAAGCTCTTAGAACTTGGAGTCCGCTATGATGAAGAGCTACCGGATTATATTCTGGTGATGGTAGTGAACAAAAAAACCCGTCAGCAGATGCACGAAGACCTTAATTTGTTCCTGGAGGACAGTACGACGCCGTTTGTTGACTGGTTGCATGACCAGGTGCTGAAGAAGCTCCAAAAAGTAACTGTAGCGAAGCAAAAGAAAGCCCAGCGAGAGTTTGTGCCAACAGTTATCGTCAAACAGGAGGAAGAGAAGCGTAAGAAGAAAATAGGGGATGAACTTAAGGTAAAAAATGAGCCGGTTAATGAACCTAAAGCAACTACACCCCCAGTTGTGAGTCCGGCTCCAAAAAGTCCTAGCTTGAGTCCCAGGCCTAGAGTGAATTCCGAAAGTTCCAAGACGAAGGTAGTGGAGGAAAATGAACAGGTTTTGGAGCCGGAAAAAATAAACCAGGTCCCGGTGGTTGAAGATAAGGTCAAAAGGAGCATTGAAGATGATTCCCATCGACAAGACAAGCGTTTAAAAAGCGCTGACTCCAAGGATGCAGAGGCTGATGAAAGTGAAGGTAAAAAGTTGAAGTCTTGCGTCAATAAACCGCGAATTACTTCAGTTGTTTCAGTGAAAACGCGGCTGGGTCTTGCGAGGAATAAATTTGAAGTTCAACGGAACGAGAGGGAGAGAGTAGAAGCTGGACGGAATGAGGCTGATCGCAGGCAAGCTGATAAAAGAGCTGACAGGAGACTGTACGAGCCGAGGCGGGATTCTCGCGGCAGAGACGACAAAAGATCCAGGTCCAGGGAAGAAAAGAACCGAGTGGTGGTGGACAAGAGGTCGAAGGAAGACAGAGATAGAGAGAAAGACAGGGAGAGGGAGAGAAGGACTGACAGAGCTGAGAGGACAATTAAAGATCGGCTTGGACAGATGAAACCCGGGGGGAAATTCAAGGACAAGCCTGATGAGCCGAGAAATGTCAGGAGCAGACTGGGACCAGTCAAGAGCAAATTCATCGCTTTGGGGAGGCTGGGTGTCAAAGTTCGGGAGGATGACAAGCAAgaggatgatgatgatgaggaAGAGGAAGTTGTTGGTCCTGTGAGGTCGAGGATCATCGCTGTTAACAATGTGGATAAGCCCGAGCACAAGGAGGGCGATAAAGATGGAGAGGAGGAGGAAGAGGAGGATAAGGACAAAGATAAAGAGAAAATTATTGCTAGTAAAGTTATCGTAACACCCCGGCCGCTTAAACCTCTTCAGCCGGCTCAGAAAAGAGCCACCCAGTCGCTCCTCCTCAGGGCTGTCGCGGAAGCCAATCAGTCGgttgttaaacaaaaaaatccaGAGCCTGCTTTGCTGGTGAGTAGACGCAGGTGTATGCTTTGATGTGTTTGTCTTGGGTATTCTTGTTTGGATGATGAgcgatttttttaaacgactattagtttttttgttttttttttatttattaattaggtTTTtgcatgatttttatttattgtaattatagtCGTTTGAAAAAGTGTAGACaggttataaaattataaaatttgttaatatttgaaatttatattgtattaatataaataaagacgtaaagaaatttaattgtaaatttaaaaattttgttacttatccttgattaatgaattttataatttattatatattataataagagaagaaaatattgacaataaatatttattaggaTAAAAAACCTGTTTTAAAACGATTACAACCAATAAACATGAGAACCAGCggacaaaatttttccgtACATTTAAATGCAACGAAACGGTTGGTCATGGAGAAAATTCAAGTTGAATTGACTACTTCTGACAGTAATCGAACGGAGCCTGAACCttgtaagtttattttaatttttattcaaaattataaattttctaagtttaaattaattaattaattttagatgtACCTAGAGCTGTTACTGATGAACAAATGGGCGTTGTAATGTCATTATTCAAGCGAGGTAatgataatcaaaaatttctagtCACTTTAAAtggttataataataatgttaataaagaAGACAGTTATTCTGAGGACGACGGCTTGGAAATGgaggtaaatattttttttttattctattttattttaaaatgatagaataattaatatttttattaaattaaaaataattttccaggtAAATGAAGACgacgaattaattttaaacaatagtCAGAGTGAGTCGTTTATAACCAACTCGGGAATTTTATTAGAAGCTGAAGAAATAGAGGATACTATCGACAACCCTGAcagtaatttagaaaattcagAGCTTGATAATCTAAACATCACAGAGGAGGCCGAAACCATAGAGGCTGTTGATGACCAGGAGAAGATAGAGACTGCtgaaaacaatgaaaatcagTGCACTGATAACATCAATAATCTAATAAACGAAGTGACGCCGCCTAAACGTAGAAAATTGAGTCCCATCGTTTACACGCGATCGCCGTCACCAGAGAAGACCAAAACCGTGTTATCAACGGTCACCGCAGTGGATAAAAAATCGTCAGTAGCCACGATCTTACCTGATAAGTCCAGAGATAAATGTCGGTACTGGCCAAACTGTACGCTAGGAAATAAATGCGCGTTCATGCATCCTCCAGTTCCTTGCAGGTAATTAATCTTAGTCATTTAAGTCAATATCTAGCAACCTTGCGATCATTGTGATTGTCTTGACGTGTGAACTGTAAATACTCAAAGttttgcttcattaaataatgacttttgttaaattgcactgtatttttttaactattgacgtttttaaagatataagatcatctcgatgtcacactcatcaagacctttcatttaagtgcTCACATGGATTTTTGatctatttttcatatatacataaatatataatatttataaatatataaaaaattgatgagggtactcaaatgaaaagtatcgatgagtgtaatgtcggggtgagcttatatctttaaaaatgtcaatagttcacaagatatttgttaaaatgccctgtacattcttaactattgacgtttttacagatataagctcatcccaatgttacactcgtcaagagctttcatttgagtacccacatgcattttgatatatttttcatatatacatatatatataatatatattaataaatgaaaaattgatgtggatactcaaatgaaaggtctcgatgagtgtaatgtcagggtgagcttatatccttaaaaatgtcaatggttcacaagatacaaggtcatttcttaattatgtatctagagatagagcattttcgaatgcagcctaaatacttatcatcataaattgactatcggtgaaaatgatatgaaaccttgaaaaggtacAAATTCAAGTAAAGACTTTttcaatgacattaaatttcactaaaaaaaaaaacgattttatcatgtgactatcctggagatgaaattatttttattcttttaataatataaattactttcCTAAATTCCAAAACTTCTTATTCTGTTACAGCGCATTCCCCGCATGCAAATTTGGTGATAAATGTGCATACAAACATCCGAAATGTAAGTTTGGTTTGTCTTGCACTAAATTAGGGTGCGTATTTTCGCATCCATCACAGCAGTGCAAGTACCATCCGTTCTGTACAAAACCGGGGTGTATGTATTTACACCCTCAAGCAGTACCCGCACCTGTTGTTATTCCAGCAGCCGCTACTGTACCAGCTCCTCCTCTGGAATCTGTTCGTGCTAAATTTACGTGGCGCAGACGTGATTAATGAGGTGATTTAATTCCTCGACATAAATAATCCTAcacaacaatatttttattgaattgtgTTAGTTGAGGGTTgagattaattatatatattatatataattattattaattgattaaataactAATATAAATTCCTATTATATATTGATCAAGATTAGTATCATAagcttattattataattattaatataattattgtatgaTTAATTGCAAATAATTGAACGTTttgttttctttaaataaagaatatgTACAAATTAAATCTATTGATTTTTCTCCGAGATTTTCGCCCACTTTTTTTACCGTCAACAAGACCAGATAAAAAGTCAATCGAATAGACCTTTTTAACTggacaaaaaatatattttttgtcaaCTGACGCATTGTCGTGACCGCAACAAACATTCAATTGAATGTCGAGCGTCAGTATTGACGGCCATTCATACGCTCGGATATTATACGCCCAATTTTCGGAGAAAAATACAATCTATGATGTTTTATGCAACGATTTTTTACTTTGTATAAATTATAGCTCGTCGTGTATATATATCTCGATAATTACGgacaaaaaattgttgaaaatgtATGAAAGtgattattttgataataaattcctTGGTCCTTAAGTTAAATTGGTCGGGTGTTCATTCGACTTAATCTGAAGCTTAGAAAAATACCCCGGTATAAAGCAGTTACTTATTCCGCTCGATAGAGTTTACTGAATCGACACAATCGCGATTTTGGTTGTTGGttccattattatttttttttaaatagcaaTTAGCAGTTAAGACGTTAAATTGGgcgattataaattttaccgCGCgaaaaagtttgataaatacATTCGTAAAGAGTAAACAACTAAGTTCCTTTAAAAACTTGAACCGTTACCTTTAAATTTAccagtaaatatttacaagtgaggtcaaccattttaattttcatttttttttaacgaaatttctatttgattttagtaatatattttttttttgaaaagtacataaaaaaatgaacaattaaaaaaaaaagttgattattacaattttaaccaattttcaaaaaaatttatacattttttagaaaattatgatattcaactttttttttttaatttttcgcttttttatgtacttttcaaaaaaaatatatcaaaaacatcaaaaatatataaaatagaaattttatccaaaaacatgaaagccaaaattttttccaacttttgtaggcaaaaaagctatcgaaatctttatttttttctttcgtgacattttttatcataaatgcgccgtaaaaacaagcagaataaaaaataattgaaaatgttaatttttcacctagttatggTCCAAAATAGGGTTGACCCTACTTGTAAGTAATTACCAATTTACCTTTcttatacttatattattagaaaaaataaatttttttttattataaacatttCTTTAGTTTGTATaactgttttttatttaatttttttacgatgaattactttttaaatgaaaaaagacTAATTGGCCTCAtccatttttattcaatatcgCGTACAAGCTTATCCAATCAACAAAGctaacaattaacaatttttgacaGCTCATTGTGaaagaaatcaataaaataaaataaaaataaaaacatgatGACTGTGACTGGTTACTAGGATGTTTGCAATAGCGTGAATTTCACTCCAGGCTacacgcaaaaaaaaaattggggctgcCACATGATATTCATGTGactgccacatgattttccTGTGGCAgccaaatgattttttcatatggctaccacatgattttcatgtggctgCTACATGATTTTCCTGTGGtagccacatgattttttcatgtggttgccacatgattttcatgtgacagcaacatgattttcatgtggcaggcaatactataataatagttaaaacaacaataataattatcatgatgataacaataataataatcgatattattaagagaataagaaaaattttgtggccagtaaatttttatgataaaatgggtttttattgttaaatttggtatcattagaaaggtcttgatctggagttgtgccttttcaaggtttcatatcattctcactaatagtcaatttattatgataagaatTAAGGCTGCAtgcgaaaatgctctatctctagatacataattaagaaatgaccttgcatCTGGTGAACTAttgccatttttaaagatataagctcatcctgacattacactcatcgagacctttcatttgaatacccacatcaacttttcatatatttatatatattatatatattagggtgtgccaaaaaaatcaactaatttttttttttcaaaaagttcttgaaatttcgttagaagataccaaaataaaaatttagtcaaaatttgaacccttaatatcaatatttgaAGGTCACGAActgaatttttcgatttttgaagataaaagAAGTACCAGAAGAATACAGAAAACGTAAAAGGAACTCACTACGTAAGtaatttgaagataaaagaGTTTGATACAAATGAACGACTGTCTAAAATTCGAAAATATAGTTTTGTACCTTCTCCTTACATTCTATTttctagaaattttaagactttgtcaattttttaattctaagaTCATATTCAATCCATGAAAATACGCCCAAGTCATTAACAATCGTGTTTAATAGattatttctcatatttataactgcaattttcccgattttttgaaattttgacacGTTACTGGCTAGCAAAAAAACTTAAGATTCAAATtcatactcaatctgaattcaaaaaattttttacatcgataatttcgatttttcatgatttatacacaaaaattttttcatcgctgtgactgcctttttttgtttttttttttaattttactcaaATCTAGACGGTGACCGGGCCAAACGGACTCCAAATTTGGATTCAGCGGGTTGATAAACATGTTGGTAGCTGGGTTTGGTCaaaattacaaacaaatttttttttttgtgtgccggtgtaatAAATTCACCGTAAAAGTGAAATAATCCACAAATTTGCAGTAAGCTTAACTTCAACCTTGAATAACTTTCGGAGgattgaatttatcaaaaaatgataGGAGACCTTTTTTATTCAGCGTTCAATTTCCTGTAAGAATAATGATTGTTCGTTCGATAAAAATGGTTCAAtcaagagaaataaaaatccaaactttctagaaatgtttttccatgttaattaaatgaaaaatcgaaaaattcagttcgtgacctttaaatattgatattaagggttcaaattttgactgaatttttattttggtatcttctaacgaaatttcaagaactttttgaaaaaaaaaaatagttgatttttttggcacaccctaatatatatgtatacataaaaaatatatcaaaatgcatgtgggtactcaaatgaaagctcttaatgagtgtaacatcgggaagagcttacatctttaaaaatatcaataattgagaaatgacctcatatctcgtgaactattgacatttttaacgatataagctcatcccgatgttatactcatcgagacctttcatttgagcacccacatcaattttttcatatatttatatgtattatatatatgtatatatgaaaaatatatcaaaatgcatgtgggtactcaaatgaaagctcttaatgagtgtaacatcgggaagagcttatatctttaaaaatatcattagttgacaaaataacaatgtcagtacttaattattgacatttttaaatatataagctctccccgatgttacactcatcaagagctttcatttgagtacccacatccattttgatatatttttcatatatacatgtatatataatatatataaatatatgaaaagttgatgtgggtactcaaatgaaaggtctcaatgagtgtaatgggatgagctttttttttttttttttttttttttgggcgAGAGGAGGGAAATCTTCATAAGACACCGGCTAGATGTTGATGATTTGGTTGCCGGTAGTGTGAGATTTTTACTCACTAAAACCCTCCCCTCTCTTGTACCTGATATTgcgggaccgcgttagcattacttcgtaGTACTAGGCCCCCTCCAAGCTACTTCTGTAGCTATTTCCTCCTGTAGCTATTCCTCcgcttttttttcttctttcctcttcTCCAGCAGGACCTCACGCGTCAGCCTTCAAGGTCTCGACACATGGGATTTTTTACGTCCCTCCCACAGAAATGTATCATGTGgcagccccaatttttttttttgcgtgtaataataataatcaacacaccataaatttataataattataactctttatttaaataaaaaactttacaaacaaaaataaactatacaacataaacaatttaaaagtttaaacaaatattaaccGAGCATTGAACAGCAAACAATTAAGCCCGCCATCGACCATTACTCatcacaaatatatatttacttcagtaatttgcataaaaaaaaactccccAATCCCAATGGctctcattatttttaatggccGTGATGCACTTTCATTAACATCTAGATTtggaatagaaaaaataacgaaaaaaCTAGTCTCTTGTTCCCGCGGTAATAaactcaaataaaataaaagtcgTTGAACTTGGCAAACGCGAACaattttatagttaatataatctccgataaatttattttttataaaaaatttataatactgTCCAGCCAGTAACATATTTTtggacaaataaataatataaatactcttatacatatttaatattatatatcatatatttaggGGATAAATAATCCCATTAACAAAGTCAACAAACAAGTAAGCTGAAGTAGTGATTGAGGGGTTATACGTgcttggaatttttaaaaaatcaattttttgtaatgtaCATATACTTAAGTATGTACACAGAAAATTTAATGCCAATTTGATAAGTAGTTTTAAAGTTATCCAAATATTTGTAAAGCCTAATCGGAGCGTTAAAACTTCAATTAGATTAAGCCCGAACAAGTTTGAACGCCTTTTTCtcaaaactcgattttcaaagTCGGTGAACAAGATTTATCGAACAACTGCTGATAAGATCAGTCTCTAATtttgaaactatttttttaactagattTTTCAGTAATTGATCCAAGGATTAATAATTCcgataagtattttaaatttttataaacaatttaaggctca
This genomic window contains:
- the LOC123260962 gene encoding zinc finger CCCH domain-containing protein 14, giving the protein MDVRGIEVTNQLRSAIRAKLLELGVRYDEELPDYILVMVVNKKTRQQMHEDLNLFLEDSTTPFVDWLHDQVLKKLQKVTVAKQKKAQREFVPTVIVKQEEEKRKKKIGDELKVKNEPVNEPKATTPPVVSPAPKSPSLSPRPRVNSESSKTKVVEENEQVLEPEKINQVPVVEDKVKRSIEDDSHRQDKRLKSADSKDAEADESEGKKLKSCVNKPRITSVVSVKTRLGLARNKFEVQRNERERVEAGRNEADRRQADKRADRRLYEPRRDSRGRDDKRSRSREEKNRVVVDKRSKEDRDREKDRERERRTDRAERTIKDRLGQMKPGGKFKDKPDEPRNVRSRLGPVKSKFIALGRLGVKVREDDKQEDDDDEEEEVVGPVRSRIIAVNNVDKPEHKEGDKDGEEEEEEDKDKDKEKIIASKVIVTPRPLKPLQPAQKRATQSLLLRAVAEANQSVVKQKNPEPALLDKKPVLKRLQPINMRTSGQNFSVHLNATKRLVMEKIQVELTTSDSNRTEPEPYVPRAVTDEQMGVVMSLFKRGNDNQKFLVTLNGYNNNVNKEDSYSEDDGLEMEVNEDDELILNNSQSESFITNSGILLEAEEIEDTIDNPDSNLENSELDNLNITEEAETIEAVDDQEKIETAENNENQCTDNINNLINEVTPPKRRKLSPIVYTRSPSPEKTKTVLSTVTAVDKKSSVATILPDKSRDKCRYWPNCTLGNKCAFMHPPVPCSAFPACKFGDKCAYKHPKCKFGLSCTKLGCVFSHPSQQCKYHPFCTKPGCMYLHPQAVPAPVVIPAAATVPAPPLESVRAKFTWRRRD